From the genome of Scytonema hofmannii PCC 7110, one region includes:
- a CDS encoding restriction endonuclease subunit S, which produces MQIELPPLSKQKAIAHILGTLDDKIELNREMNRTLEAMARAIFKSWFMDFDPVRALVEGRQPAGMDAATAELFPNEFEDSVLGMVPKGWKVGRRAYLLILQRGFDLPTSQRTSGKYPIIAASGPSGTHAEYKVKGPEVTTGRSGLLGKVFFVHEDFWPLNTSLWVKEFCNSRPIHAYHLLQRLEFETFNAGSAVPTLNRNHVHSLPVVVSPTSVVEAFETLVMPMFLKCWENDKQCETLANIRDILLGKLLSGEIHVKNVAKFVEIAA; this is translated from the coding sequence GTGCAGATCGAACTTCCCCCTCTTTCCAAACAGAAAGCGATCGCACACATTCTCGGCACCCTTGATGACAAAATCGAACTGAACCGGGAGATGAACCGGACGTTGGAAGCAATGGCACGGGCAATATTCAAGTCCTGGTTTATGGATTTCGATCCCGTTCGCGCTCTTGTGGAAGGACGACAGCCAGCCGGGATGGATGCTGCAACGGCTGAACTGTTTCCTAATGAGTTTGAGGATTCGGTTTTGGGAATGGTTCCAAAGGGGTGGAAGGTAGGTCGTCGAGCCTACCTACTGATTTTGCAAAGAGGATTTGACTTACCTACATCTCAACGCACTTCTGGAAAGTATCCAATTATTGCTGCAAGTGGACCATCAGGAACTCATGCTGAATACAAAGTCAAAGGACCAGAAGTTACCACAGGAAGAAGCGGTCTTCTTGGAAAGGTTTTCTTTGTACATGAGGATTTTTGGCCTTTAAACACTTCATTGTGGGTTAAAGAGTTTTGCAATTCACGCCCAATTCACGCTTATCACCTGCTACAGAGACTTGAATTTGAAACTTTTAATGCTGGTTCGGCAGTACCAACACTAAATCGAAATCATGTGCATAGCCTTCCTGTAGTTGTTTCACCAACATCTGTTGTCGAAGCATTTGAAACTTTGGTTATGCCAATGTTTCTAAAATGTTGGGAAAATGATAAGCAATGTGAAACTCTCGCCAACATCCGCGATATCCTACTCGGCAAACTTCTATCAGGTGAAATTCATGTAAAAAATGTAGCAAAATTTGTGGAGATAGCAGCATGA